One stretch of Acanthochromis polyacanthus isolate Apoly-LR-REF ecotype Palm Island chromosome 16, KAUST_Apoly_ChrSc, whole genome shotgun sequence DNA includes these proteins:
- the ccm2 gene encoding cerebral cavernous malformations protein 2 homolog isoform X2 — protein MEDDVKKVKKPGIVSPFKRVFLKGEKGRDKKAQEKTNERRPLHTFSLSQPDHRIDPDILLNDYIEKEVKYLGQLTSVPGYLNPSSRTEVLQLIDNARKSHQLAGQLTTEQDAVVSLSAYNIKLVWRDGEDIILRVPIHDIAAVSYIRDDSLHLVVIKTAQESGGSPCPSSCPDLNKSQTLSSLSESGAVLVEVCCLLVLAVDNKAAAEELCLLLSQVFQIVYTESTIDFLDRAIFDGATTPTRHLSLYSDDSSSKVDVKEAFEAEGSTFPFQVTMETEGSSPSASSPASPQNKTASEGELSTTAAELLQDYMTTLRTKLSSQEIQQFATLLHEYRNGASIHEFCINLRQLYGDSRKFLLLGLRPFIPEKDSQHFENFLETIGVKDGRGIITDSFGRYRRTASSASDSTTNGNGAAGGGGDSGASDEGQEASEGDEWDRMITDISNDIEALGCSMDQEGTTP, from the exons CCTGGCATTGTGTCTCCGTTCAAGCGAGTGTTTCTGAAAGGAGAGAAGGGTCGAGATAAGAAGGCCCAGGAGAAGACCAACGAACGGAGACCTCTCCACACCTTCTCCCTGTCCCAGCCCGACCACCGCATCGACCCTGACATCCTGCTCAACGACTACATCGAGAAGGAGGTCAAA TATCTGGGCCAGCTGACGTCAGTTCCAGGATACTTGAACCCGTCGAGCAGGACGGAGGTTCTGCAGCTCATCGACAATGCCAGG AAGTCCCATCAGTTGGCGGGCCAGCTGACGACGGAGCAGGACGCCGTGGTCAGCTTATCAGCCTACAACATCAAGCTGGTGTGGAGAGATGGAGAAGACATCATCCTGAGGGTTCCCATCCATGACATCGCTGCCGTGTCCTACATCAGAGACGACTCCCTACACCTGGTGGTCATCAAGACAG CCCAGGAGTCTGGAGGTTCACCGTGTCCCAGCTCGTGTCCAGATCTGAATAAATCTCAGACGCTGAGTTCTCTGTCGGAGAGTGGAGCTGTTCTGGTGGAGGTGTGCTGTCTGCTGGTGCTGGCCGTCGACAACAAG gcagcagcagaggagctgTGTTTGCTGCTCAGCCAGGTGTTTCAGATCGTCTACACTGAATCTACCATCGACTTCCTGGACAGAGCGATCTTTGACGGAGCCACGACGCCGACCAGACACCTGTCCCTGTACAGCG ATGACTCCTCCAGTAAGGTGGACGTTAAGGAGGCGTTTGAGGCAGAAGGAAGCACGTT TCCGTTCCAGGTCACCATGGAGACGGAAGGAAGCTCTCCATCGGCCTCCAGCCCAGCATCTCCTCAGAACAAGACGGCCAGCGAAGGAGAGCTGAGTACGACGGCCGCCGAGCTGCTGCAGGACTATATGACCACG CTGAGGACCAAGTTGTCGTCTCAGGAGATCCAACAGTTTGCGACTCTGCTGCATGAATATCGGAACGGAGCTTCCATCCATGAGTTCTGCATCAACCTGCGGCAGCTTTACGGAGACAGCAGGAAGTTCCTCCTCCTCG GTCTTCGTCCCTTCATCCCAGAGAAGGACAGTCAGCACTTTGAGAACTTCCTGGAGACCATCGGGGTGAAGGACGGTCGCGGCATCATCACCGACAGCTTCGGCCGGTACCGCCGCACCGCCAGCTCCGCCTCCGACTCCACCACCAACGGGAACGGAGCGGCGGGAGGCGGCGGCGACAGCGGAGCCTCAGATGAAGGTCAGGAGGCTTCAGAGGGTGACGAGTGGGACCGAATGATCACCGACATCAGCAACGACATCGAGGCTCTGGGCTGCAGTATGGACCAGGAGGGAACCACGCCCTGA
- the ccm2 gene encoding cerebral cavernous malformations protein 2 homolog isoform X5 — MKPGIVSPFKRVFLKGEKGRDKKAQEKTNERRPLHTFSLSQPDHRIDPDILLNDYIEKEVKYLGQLTSVPGYLNPSSRTEVLQLIDNARKSHQLAGQLTTEQDAVVSLSAYNIKLVWRDGEDIILRVPIHDIAAVSYIRDDSLHLVVIKTAQESGGSPCPSSCPDLNKSQTLSSLSESGAVLVEVCCLLVLAVDNKAAAEELCLLLSQVFQIVYTESTIDFLDRAIFDGATTPTRHLSLYSDDSSSKVDVKEAFEAEGSTFPFQVTMETEGSSPSASSPASPQNKTASEGELSTTAAELLQDYMTTLRTKLSSQEIQQFATLLHEYRNGASIHEFCINLRQLYGDSRKFLLLGLRPFIPEKDSQHFENFLETIGVKDGRGIITDSFGRYRRTASSASDSTTNGNGAAGGGGDSGASDEGQEASEGDEWDRMITDISNDIEALGCSMDQEGTTP, encoded by the exons CCTGGCATTGTGTCTCCGTTCAAGCGAGTGTTTCTGAAAGGAGAGAAGGGTCGAGATAAGAAGGCCCAGGAGAAGACCAACGAACGGAGACCTCTCCACACCTTCTCCCTGTCCCAGCCCGACCACCGCATCGACCCTGACATCCTGCTCAACGACTACATCGAGAAGGAGGTCAAA TATCTGGGCCAGCTGACGTCAGTTCCAGGATACTTGAACCCGTCGAGCAGGACGGAGGTTCTGCAGCTCATCGACAATGCCAGG AAGTCCCATCAGTTGGCGGGCCAGCTGACGACGGAGCAGGACGCCGTGGTCAGCTTATCAGCCTACAACATCAAGCTGGTGTGGAGAGATGGAGAAGACATCATCCTGAGGGTTCCCATCCATGACATCGCTGCCGTGTCCTACATCAGAGACGACTCCCTACACCTGGTGGTCATCAAGACAG CCCAGGAGTCTGGAGGTTCACCGTGTCCCAGCTCGTGTCCAGATCTGAATAAATCTCAGACGCTGAGTTCTCTGTCGGAGAGTGGAGCTGTTCTGGTGGAGGTGTGCTGTCTGCTGGTGCTGGCCGTCGACAACAAG gcagcagcagaggagctgTGTTTGCTGCTCAGCCAGGTGTTTCAGATCGTCTACACTGAATCTACCATCGACTTCCTGGACAGAGCGATCTTTGACGGAGCCACGACGCCGACCAGACACCTGTCCCTGTACAGCG ATGACTCCTCCAGTAAGGTGGACGTTAAGGAGGCGTTTGAGGCAGAAGGAAGCACGTT TCCGTTCCAGGTCACCATGGAGACGGAAGGAAGCTCTCCATCGGCCTCCAGCCCAGCATCTCCTCAGAACAAGACGGCCAGCGAAGGAGAGCTGAGTACGACGGCCGCCGAGCTGCTGCAGGACTATATGACCACG CTGAGGACCAAGTTGTCGTCTCAGGAGATCCAACAGTTTGCGACTCTGCTGCATGAATATCGGAACGGAGCTTCCATCCATGAGTTCTGCATCAACCTGCGGCAGCTTTACGGAGACAGCAGGAAGTTCCTCCTCCTCG GTCTTCGTCCCTTCATCCCAGAGAAGGACAGTCAGCACTTTGAGAACTTCCTGGAGACCATCGGGGTGAAGGACGGTCGCGGCATCATCACCGACAGCTTCGGCCGGTACCGCCGCACCGCCAGCTCCGCCTCCGACTCCACCACCAACGGGAACGGAGCGGCGGGAGGCGGCGGCGACAGCGGAGCCTCAGATGAAGGTCAGGAGGCTTCAGAGGGTGACGAGTGGGACCGAATGATCACCGACATCAGCAACGACATCGAGGCTCTGGGCTGCAGTATGGACCAGGAGGGAACCACGCCCTGA
- the ccm2 gene encoding cerebral cavernous malformations protein 2 homolog isoform X3 codes for MEDDVKKVKKPGIVSPFKRVFLKGEKGRDKKAQEKTNERRPLHTFSLSQPDHRIDPDILLNDYIEKEVKYLGQLTSVPGYLNPSSRTEVLQLIDNARSHQLAGQLTTEQDAVVSLSAYNIKLVWRDGEDIILRVPIHDIAAVSYIRDDSLHLVVIKTAQESGGSPCPSSCPDLNKSQTLSSLSESGAVLVEVCCLLVLAVDNKAAAEELCLLLSQVFQIVYTESTIDFLDRAIFDGATTPTRHLSLYSDDSSSKVDVKEAFEAEGSTFPFQVTMETEGSSPSASSPASPQNKTASEGELSTTAAELLQDYMTTLRTKLSSQEIQQFATLLHEYRNGASIHEFCINLRQLYGDSRKFLLLGLRPFIPEKDSQHFENFLETIGVKDGRGIITDSFGRYRRTASSASDSTTNGNGAAGGGGDSGASDEGQEASEGDEWDRMITDISNDIEALGCSMDQEGTTP; via the exons CCTGGCATTGTGTCTCCGTTCAAGCGAGTGTTTCTGAAAGGAGAGAAGGGTCGAGATAAGAAGGCCCAGGAGAAGACCAACGAACGGAGACCTCTCCACACCTTCTCCCTGTCCCAGCCCGACCACCGCATCGACCCTGACATCCTGCTCAACGACTACATCGAGAAGGAGGTCAAA TATCTGGGCCAGCTGACGTCAGTTCCAGGATACTTGAACCCGTCGAGCAGGACGGAGGTTCTGCAGCTCATCGACAATGCCAGG TCCCATCAGTTGGCGGGCCAGCTGACGACGGAGCAGGACGCCGTGGTCAGCTTATCAGCCTACAACATCAAGCTGGTGTGGAGAGATGGAGAAGACATCATCCTGAGGGTTCCCATCCATGACATCGCTGCCGTGTCCTACATCAGAGACGACTCCCTACACCTGGTGGTCATCAAGACAG CCCAGGAGTCTGGAGGTTCACCGTGTCCCAGCTCGTGTCCAGATCTGAATAAATCTCAGACGCTGAGTTCTCTGTCGGAGAGTGGAGCTGTTCTGGTGGAGGTGTGCTGTCTGCTGGTGCTGGCCGTCGACAACAAG gcagcagcagaggagctgTGTTTGCTGCTCAGCCAGGTGTTTCAGATCGTCTACACTGAATCTACCATCGACTTCCTGGACAGAGCGATCTTTGACGGAGCCACGACGCCGACCAGACACCTGTCCCTGTACAGCG ATGACTCCTCCAGTAAGGTGGACGTTAAGGAGGCGTTTGAGGCAGAAGGAAGCACGTT TCCGTTCCAGGTCACCATGGAGACGGAAGGAAGCTCTCCATCGGCCTCCAGCCCAGCATCTCCTCAGAACAAGACGGCCAGCGAAGGAGAGCTGAGTACGACGGCCGCCGAGCTGCTGCAGGACTATATGACCACG CTGAGGACCAAGTTGTCGTCTCAGGAGATCCAACAGTTTGCGACTCTGCTGCATGAATATCGGAACGGAGCTTCCATCCATGAGTTCTGCATCAACCTGCGGCAGCTTTACGGAGACAGCAGGAAGTTCCTCCTCCTCG GTCTTCGTCCCTTCATCCCAGAGAAGGACAGTCAGCACTTTGAGAACTTCCTGGAGACCATCGGGGTGAAGGACGGTCGCGGCATCATCACCGACAGCTTCGGCCGGTACCGCCGCACCGCCAGCTCCGCCTCCGACTCCACCACCAACGGGAACGGAGCGGCGGGAGGCGGCGGCGACAGCGGAGCCTCAGATGAAGGTCAGGAGGCTTCAGAGGGTGACGAGTGGGACCGAATGATCACCGACATCAGCAACGACATCGAGGCTCTGGGCTGCAGTATGGACCAGGAGGGAACCACGCCCTGA
- the ccm2 gene encoding cerebral cavernous malformations protein 2 homolog isoform X4, producing METEPGIVSPFKRVFLKGEKGRDKKAQEKTNERRPLHTFSLSQPDHRIDPDILLNDYIEKEVKYLGQLTSVPGYLNPSSRTEVLQLIDNARKSHQLAGQLTTEQDAVVSLSAYNIKLVWRDGEDIILRVPIHDIAAVSYIRDDSLHLVVIKTAQESGGSPCPSSCPDLNKSQTLSSLSESGAVLVEVCCLLVLAVDNKAAAEELCLLLSQVFQIVYTESTIDFLDRAIFDGATTPTRHLSLYSDDSSSKVDVKEAFEAEGSTFPFQVTMETEGSSPSASSPASPQNKTASEGELSTTAAELLQDYMTTLRTKLSSQEIQQFATLLHEYRNGASIHEFCINLRQLYGDSRKFLLLGLRPFIPEKDSQHFENFLETIGVKDGRGIITDSFGRYRRTASSASDSTTNGNGAAGGGGDSGASDEGQEASEGDEWDRMITDISNDIEALGCSMDQEGTTP from the exons CCTGGCATTGTGTCTCCGTTCAAGCGAGTGTTTCTGAAAGGAGAGAAGGGTCGAGATAAGAAGGCCCAGGAGAAGACCAACGAACGGAGACCTCTCCACACCTTCTCCCTGTCCCAGCCCGACCACCGCATCGACCCTGACATCCTGCTCAACGACTACATCGAGAAGGAGGTCAAA TATCTGGGCCAGCTGACGTCAGTTCCAGGATACTTGAACCCGTCGAGCAGGACGGAGGTTCTGCAGCTCATCGACAATGCCAGG AAGTCCCATCAGTTGGCGGGCCAGCTGACGACGGAGCAGGACGCCGTGGTCAGCTTATCAGCCTACAACATCAAGCTGGTGTGGAGAGATGGAGAAGACATCATCCTGAGGGTTCCCATCCATGACATCGCTGCCGTGTCCTACATCAGAGACGACTCCCTACACCTGGTGGTCATCAAGACAG CCCAGGAGTCTGGAGGTTCACCGTGTCCCAGCTCGTGTCCAGATCTGAATAAATCTCAGACGCTGAGTTCTCTGTCGGAGAGTGGAGCTGTTCTGGTGGAGGTGTGCTGTCTGCTGGTGCTGGCCGTCGACAACAAG gcagcagcagaggagctgTGTTTGCTGCTCAGCCAGGTGTTTCAGATCGTCTACACTGAATCTACCATCGACTTCCTGGACAGAGCGATCTTTGACGGAGCCACGACGCCGACCAGACACCTGTCCCTGTACAGCG ATGACTCCTCCAGTAAGGTGGACGTTAAGGAGGCGTTTGAGGCAGAAGGAAGCACGTT TCCGTTCCAGGTCACCATGGAGACGGAAGGAAGCTCTCCATCGGCCTCCAGCCCAGCATCTCCTCAGAACAAGACGGCCAGCGAAGGAGAGCTGAGTACGACGGCCGCCGAGCTGCTGCAGGACTATATGACCACG CTGAGGACCAAGTTGTCGTCTCAGGAGATCCAACAGTTTGCGACTCTGCTGCATGAATATCGGAACGGAGCTTCCATCCATGAGTTCTGCATCAACCTGCGGCAGCTTTACGGAGACAGCAGGAAGTTCCTCCTCCTCG GTCTTCGTCCCTTCATCCCAGAGAAGGACAGTCAGCACTTTGAGAACTTCCTGGAGACCATCGGGGTGAAGGACGGTCGCGGCATCATCACCGACAGCTTCGGCCGGTACCGCCGCACCGCCAGCTCCGCCTCCGACTCCACCACCAACGGGAACGGAGCGGCGGGAGGCGGCGGCGACAGCGGAGCCTCAGATGAAGGTCAGGAGGCTTCAGAGGGTGACGAGTGGGACCGAATGATCACCGACATCAGCAACGACATCGAGGCTCTGGGCTGCAGTATGGACCAGGAGGGAACCACGCCCTGA
- the ccm2 gene encoding cerebral cavernous malformations protein 2 homolog isoform X6, with product MEDDVKKVKKRVFLKGEKGRDKKAQEKTNERRPLHTFSLSQPDHRIDPDILLNDYIEKEVKYLGQLTSVPGYLNPSSRTEVLQLIDNARKSHQLAGQLTTEQDAVVSLSAYNIKLVWRDGEDIILRVPIHDIAAVSYIRDDSLHLVVIKTAQESGGSPCPSSCPDLNKSQTLSSLSESGAVLVEVCCLLVLAVDNKAAAEELCLLLSQVFQIVYTESTIDFLDRAIFDGATTPTRHLSLYSDDSSSKVDVKEAFEAEGSTFPFQVTMETEGSSPSASSPASPQNKTASEGELSTTAAELLQDYMTTLRTKLSSQEIQQFATLLHEYRNGASIHEFCINLRQLYGDSRKFLLLGLRPFIPEKDSQHFENFLETIGVKDGRGIITDSFGRYRRTASSASDSTTNGNGAAGGGGDSGASDEGQEASEGDEWDRMITDISNDIEALGCSMDQEGTTP from the exons CGAGTGTTTCTGAAAGGAGAGAAGGGTCGAGATAAGAAGGCCCAGGAGAAGACCAACGAACGGAGACCTCTCCACACCTTCTCCCTGTCCCAGCCCGACCACCGCATCGACCCTGACATCCTGCTCAACGACTACATCGAGAAGGAGGTCAAA TATCTGGGCCAGCTGACGTCAGTTCCAGGATACTTGAACCCGTCGAGCAGGACGGAGGTTCTGCAGCTCATCGACAATGCCAGG AAGTCCCATCAGTTGGCGGGCCAGCTGACGACGGAGCAGGACGCCGTGGTCAGCTTATCAGCCTACAACATCAAGCTGGTGTGGAGAGATGGAGAAGACATCATCCTGAGGGTTCCCATCCATGACATCGCTGCCGTGTCCTACATCAGAGACGACTCCCTACACCTGGTGGTCATCAAGACAG CCCAGGAGTCTGGAGGTTCACCGTGTCCCAGCTCGTGTCCAGATCTGAATAAATCTCAGACGCTGAGTTCTCTGTCGGAGAGTGGAGCTGTTCTGGTGGAGGTGTGCTGTCTGCTGGTGCTGGCCGTCGACAACAAG gcagcagcagaggagctgTGTTTGCTGCTCAGCCAGGTGTTTCAGATCGTCTACACTGAATCTACCATCGACTTCCTGGACAGAGCGATCTTTGACGGAGCCACGACGCCGACCAGACACCTGTCCCTGTACAGCG ATGACTCCTCCAGTAAGGTGGACGTTAAGGAGGCGTTTGAGGCAGAAGGAAGCACGTT TCCGTTCCAGGTCACCATGGAGACGGAAGGAAGCTCTCCATCGGCCTCCAGCCCAGCATCTCCTCAGAACAAGACGGCCAGCGAAGGAGAGCTGAGTACGACGGCCGCCGAGCTGCTGCAGGACTATATGACCACG CTGAGGACCAAGTTGTCGTCTCAGGAGATCCAACAGTTTGCGACTCTGCTGCATGAATATCGGAACGGAGCTTCCATCCATGAGTTCTGCATCAACCTGCGGCAGCTTTACGGAGACAGCAGGAAGTTCCTCCTCCTCG GTCTTCGTCCCTTCATCCCAGAGAAGGACAGTCAGCACTTTGAGAACTTCCTGGAGACCATCGGGGTGAAGGACGGTCGCGGCATCATCACCGACAGCTTCGGCCGGTACCGCCGCACCGCCAGCTCCGCCTCCGACTCCACCACCAACGGGAACGGAGCGGCGGGAGGCGGCGGCGACAGCGGAGCCTCAGATGAAGGTCAGGAGGCTTCAGAGGGTGACGAGTGGGACCGAATGATCACCGACATCAGCAACGACATCGAGGCTCTGGGCTGCAGTATGGACCAGGAGGGAACCACGCCCTGA
- the fam167ab gene encoding protein FAM167A, translating to MMEEPSAPQIVVETQTVDPPADDHLLNLKALTEKLRLETRRPSYLEWKARLESGPGPEQTQMEENVEKVEAAAENKLTSDPLKRFKNMEEVLSWIRRELSDMRRQDQLLARQLMRLRGDISRLKVDQTCQLHRRMLNDATFSLEEQDQLSELLCEAPLEPGLGLSAPLRLIGVTKMNINSRRFSLC from the exons ATGATGGAGGAACCTTCAGCTCCTCAGATCGTCGTGGAAACACAAACTGTAGATCCTCCTGCAGACGATCATCTCCTGAACCTGAAGGCCCTGACGGAGAAGCTGAGGCTGGAGACCAGGAGGCCTTCATACCTGGAGTGGAAAGCCCGGCTGGAGTCTGGACCTGGACCAGAACAGACCCAGATGGAGGAGAACGTGGAGAAggtggaagcagcagcagagaacaaACTGACCTCAGATCCActgaagagattcaagaacatgGAGGAAGTTCTCAGCTGGATCAGGAGAGAACTG TCAGACATGCGGCGTCAGGACCAGCTCTTGGCCCGTCAGCTGATGCGTCTCCGTGGTGACATCAGCAGGCTGAAGGTGGACCAGACCTGCCAGCTCCACCGCCGGATGCTCAACGACGCCACCTTCAGTCTGGAGGAGCAGGACCAGCTGTCAGAGCTGCTCTGTGAGGCTCCGCTGGAACCGGGACTCGGACTGTCGGCGCCGCTGAGGCTCATCGGAGTCACCAAGATGAACATCAACTCACGACGCTTCTCACTCTGCTGA